A window from Candidatus Thiodiazotropha endoloripes encodes these proteins:
- the icd gene encoding NADP-dependent isocitrate dehydrogenase, translated as MAYDKIEIPSEGEKITVDAKGVLSVPNTPIIPYIEGDGIGVDITPVMRKVIDAAVEKSYGGEKKISWMEVYAGEKSTRVYDGDTWLPQETLDAVKEYVVSIKGPLTTPVGGGIRSLNVALRQQLDLYVCLRPVRYFDGTPSPLKEPEKTNMVIFRENSEDIYAGIEWESGSEEVKTLIEYLQNTMGVSKIRFPETSGIGVKPVSSEGTKRLVRKAIQYAIDNDRDSVTLVHKGNIMKFTEGAFKNWGYELAKEEFGAVELDGGPWCTFKNPKTGNEIIVKDVIADAFLQQILLRPAEYSVIATLNLNGDYISDALAAQVGGIGIAPGANLSDSVAMFEATHGTAPKYAGLDKVNPGSLILSAEMMLRHLGWVEAADMIISSLGATISAKTVTYDLARLMDDPQELSCSAFGDAMIANM; from the coding sequence ATGGCATATGACAAGATTGAGATACCTTCTGAGGGTGAAAAGATAACCGTTGATGCAAAAGGGGTGCTGAGTGTTCCCAATACTCCCATCATTCCCTATATCGAAGGTGACGGCATTGGCGTGGATATCACCCCTGTGATGCGTAAAGTCATCGATGCCGCAGTGGAAAAATCCTATGGAGGTGAGAAGAAGATCTCCTGGATGGAGGTCTATGCCGGTGAGAAGTCCACCCGGGTCTATGATGGCGACACCTGGTTACCTCAGGAGACCCTGGATGCGGTCAAAGAGTATGTGGTTTCAATCAAAGGTCCTCTGACCACACCGGTGGGTGGTGGTATTCGCTCACTCAATGTGGCATTGCGCCAGCAGCTCGATCTCTATGTCTGCCTCAGACCGGTACGCTATTTCGATGGCACGCCGAGCCCATTGAAAGAACCTGAGAAGACCAACATGGTGATCTTCCGCGAGAACTCCGAGGATATCTATGCCGGTATCGAGTGGGAGTCGGGCAGTGAAGAGGTGAAAACCCTGATCGAATATCTGCAGAACACCATGGGGGTCAGTAAGATCCGTTTTCCTGAAACCTCCGGTATTGGTGTCAAGCCTGTCTCCAGCGAAGGTACCAAGCGCCTGGTTCGCAAGGCGATCCAGTACGCGATTGATAATGACCGGGACTCTGTGACTCTGGTGCACAAAGGCAACATCATGAAGTTCACTGAGGGAGCCTTCAAAAACTGGGGCTATGAGCTGGCCAAAGAGGAGTTTGGTGCCGTCGAGCTGGATGGTGGACCCTGGTGTACCTTCAAAAACCCCAAGACCGGTAACGAGATCATCGTCAAGGATGTGATCGCCGATGCGTTTCTGCAGCAGATCCTGCTGCGTCCTGCCGAATACAGTGTGATTGCGACCCTGAACCTGAATGGTGACTATATTTCCGATGCACTGGCTGCCCAAGTGGGCGGTATCGGTATTGCGCCTGGCGCCAACCTCTCTGATTCGGTCGCGATGTTCGAAGCGACCCACGGCACGGCCCCCAAATATGCCGGACTGGATAAGGTGAATCCCGGATCACTGATCCTCTCTGCCGAGATGATGTTGCGTCATCTGGGTTGGGTCGAGGCGGCGGATATGATCATCAGCAGTCTCGGCGCCACCATCTCGGCCAAGACAGTAACATATGATCTTGCCAGGCTGATGGATGACCCACAGGAGCTGAGTTGTTCCGCTTTTGGCGATGCCATGATCGCCAACATGTAA